The following are encoded together in the Phenylobacterium sp. NIBR 498073 genome:
- a CDS encoding glycosyltransferase family 4 protein yields MSMLSSARGAWRALTPEPVRRLAQPILGPALEAYVRHQARAPHDAQTTSGPIRVVGDFGGSYGIAASAKLAVRAFEALGAPVEEVHIAGAKLDWIGASEAARTPGPWIFHVNAPELLAALAFLGPKNVRGPRYGYWAWELPRAPKSWLKDAAFLEEVWVPSAFTGAALTGAKAPVRVVPHPLFMEDYRGVVPAPRDERFTAVTLFDFKSSAARKNPEAMIAAFARAFPDDPTARLVIKTQNGAAFPDFLARLRAQAPANVEVLDVVWPYAQVKSLIASADVLISLHRAEGFGLTMAEAMALGTPVIGTGWSGNVDFMDETCALVIPSQPIAVDDPQGIYRGQTWADPDVEAAAQALRRLRTDRDLAARLSQAGKRRVAEQLSPQAWFATLPDGVQRAALAAAGASRRAQASR; encoded by the coding sequence ATGAGTATGCTGTCCTCCGCCCGCGGCGCCTGGCGCGCGCTGACGCCCGAGCCTGTCCGCCGCCTGGCCCAGCCGATCCTGGGGCCGGCGCTGGAGGCCTATGTCCGCCATCAGGCCCGCGCCCCGCACGACGCGCAGACCACCAGCGGCCCGATCCGGGTGGTCGGCGACTTCGGCGGCTCCTACGGCATCGCCGCCTCGGCCAAGCTGGCCGTGCGCGCGTTCGAGGCGCTGGGCGCGCCGGTCGAAGAGGTCCACATCGCCGGCGCCAAGCTGGACTGGATCGGCGCCTCCGAGGCCGCCCGCACGCCCGGCCCCTGGATCTTCCACGTCAACGCGCCAGAGCTGCTGGCCGCACTGGCCTTCCTCGGCCCCAAGAACGTCCGCGGCCCACGTTACGGCTACTGGGCCTGGGAGCTGCCCCGCGCGCCGAAGTCCTGGCTGAAGGACGCCGCCTTCCTGGAGGAGGTATGGGTTCCCAGCGCCTTCACCGGCGCGGCCCTGACCGGCGCCAAGGCCCCGGTCCGGGTGGTGCCGCACCCGCTGTTCATGGAGGACTATCGCGGCGTCGTCCCCGCCCCGCGCGACGAGCGGTTCACCGCCGTGACCCTGTTCGACTTCAAGTCCTCGGCCGCCCGCAAGAACCCCGAGGCGATGATCGCCGCCTTCGCCCGGGCCTTCCCGGACGACCCCACCGCCCGGCTGGTGATCAAGACCCAGAACGGCGCTGCCTTCCCCGACTTCCTGGCCCGTCTGCGCGCCCAGGCTCCGGCCAATGTCGAGGTGCTGGACGTGGTCTGGCCCTACGCCCAGGTGAAGAGCCTGATCGCCTCGGCCGACGTGCTCATCTCGCTGCACCGGGCCGAGGGCTTCGGCCTGACCATGGCCGAGGCCATGGCGCTCGGCACGCCGGTGATCGGCACCGGCTGGTCGGGCAATGTCGACTTCATGGACGAGACCTGCGCCCTGGTGATCCCCTCGCAGCCCATCGCTGTGGACGACCCGCAGGGCATCTATCGCGGCCAGACCTGGGCCGACCCGGACGTCGAAGCCGCCGCCCAGGCCCTGCGCCGGCTGCGCACCGACCGCGACCTGGCCGCGCGGCTGTCGCAGGCCGGCAAGCGCCGGGTCGCCGAGCAGCTCTCTCCCCAAGCCTGGTTCGCCACTCTGCCCGACGGCGTGCAGCGCGCCGCCCTGGCTGCGGCCGGCGCCTCGCGACGGGCTCAGGCCTCGCGATAG
- a CDS encoding MFS transporter: MTGASTRAAKPGLIVAICFGIAALEGYDIQAFGVAAPHMAPELGLGPAQLGWAGSAAMIGLVIGALFGGWAADRYGRRPVLLGSVALFGMFSLATALATNFETLTLARLATGLGFGGAMPNLIAIASEISPPHRRALTTTSMFCGLPVGGALVALAAQVGEAGGVDWRMLFMIGGALPLMLVPVVYFLLPETRPARAGDGPPPQLLTGLFADGRGLATVLIWAVFALDLLVTYLLLNWLPLLVVAKGFTAAEGAAAAFAMNLAAVVGSLVLGWAADKVGYRWLLVAVFAGLAGALYALAAATGLPMILAASAAAGFTVIGGLYVLYALAPAYYPPLFRAAGAGASVAAGRLGSIVGPLIAGQLRAVGYGPGDVLNALAPAAVVTMAAVFVLTTYAKPYREA, from the coding sequence ATGACAGGAGCGAGCACGCGTGCGGCGAAGCCGGGCCTGATCGTCGCCATCTGCTTCGGTATCGCCGCACTGGAAGGCTACGACATCCAGGCGTTCGGGGTCGCCGCGCCGCACATGGCGCCCGAACTCGGCCTGGGCCCCGCGCAGCTCGGCTGGGCGGGCAGCGCGGCGATGATCGGGCTGGTGATCGGGGCGCTGTTCGGCGGCTGGGCAGCCGACCGTTACGGCCGCCGGCCGGTGCTGTTGGGCTCGGTGGCGCTGTTCGGGATGTTCTCGCTGGCCACGGCCCTGGCCACGAATTTCGAGACCCTGACCCTGGCGCGGCTGGCCACCGGGCTCGGTTTCGGCGGGGCGATGCCCAACCTGATCGCCATCGCCAGCGAGATCAGTCCGCCGCACCGCCGGGCGCTGACCACCACCAGCATGTTCTGCGGCCTGCCGGTCGGCGGGGCGCTCGTGGCCCTTGCGGCCCAGGTCGGCGAGGCCGGGGGCGTGGACTGGCGGATGCTGTTCATGATCGGCGGCGCCCTGCCGTTGATGCTGGTGCCGGTGGTCTACTTCCTGCTGCCCGAAACCCGCCCCGCGCGCGCCGGTGACGGCCCGCCGCCGCAGCTGCTGACGGGGCTGTTCGCGGACGGCCGGGGCCTGGCCACGGTCCTGATCTGGGCGGTGTTCGCGCTCGACCTGCTGGTCACCTACCTGTTGCTGAACTGGCTGCCGCTGCTGGTCGTGGCCAAGGGCTTCACGGCGGCTGAAGGCGCGGCCGCAGCCTTCGCGATGAATCTCGCGGCGGTGGTCGGTTCGCTGGTGCTGGGCTGGGCGGCGGACAAGGTCGGCTATCGTTGGCTGTTGGTCGCGGTGTTCGCGGGCCTGGCCGGCGCGCTCTACGCCCTGGCCGCGGCGACCGGCCTGCCGATGATCCTGGCCGCGTCCGCCGCCGCCGGCTTCACGGTCATCGGCGGCCTCTACGTGCTCTACGCCCTGGCGCCGGCCTATTATCCGCCGCTGTTCCGCGCGGCGGGGGCGGGCGCCTCGGTCGCGGCCGGGCGGCTCGGGTCGATCGTCGGGCCGTTGATCGCCGGCCAGCTGCGGGCGGTCGGCTACGGTCCAGGCGATGTGCTGAACGCGCTGGCCCCGGCGGCGGTGGTGACGATGGCGGCGGTGTTCGTGCTGACCACCTACGCCAAGCCCTATCGCGAGGCCTGA
- a CDS encoding type II toxin-antitoxin system HicB family antitoxin, producing MTTLVFVAQARTAPAGGYSASFPDLPGLAVEGADIAALVVAARETVLKELQRLADDGHDWPKPTALEAVAAEAGVIPFLVDVAVEDTPVRVNISIGERLLKRIDQAAETRGMSRSGFIASAARTALGEKIGAGTGADFDAIARKLQDEWSVLGRKITDSLGPDSAFNRSVNDFDAKLTETIRKTADNISAAMARRKEAEARKDEAPKDGASQPADAAI from the coding sequence ATGACCACCCTCGTCTTCGTCGCCCAGGCCCGCACCGCCCCGGCCGGCGGCTACAGCGCCAGTTTCCCCGACCTGCCCGGACTCGCCGTCGAGGGCGCCGACATCGCCGCCCTGGTCGTCGCCGCCCGCGAAACCGTGCTGAAGGAGCTGCAGCGCCTGGCCGACGACGGTCACGACTGGCCCAAGCCCACCGCCCTGGAAGCCGTCGCGGCCGAGGCCGGGGTGATCCCGTTCCTGGTCGACGTTGCGGTCGAGGACACGCCAGTGCGGGTGAACATCTCGATCGGCGAGCGGCTGCTGAAACGCATCGACCAGGCCGCCGAGACCCGCGGCATGAGCCGCTCGGGCTTCATCGCCTCGGCGGCGCGCACCGCCCTCGGCGAAAAGATCGGCGCCGGGACGGGCGCGGACTTCGACGCCATCGCCCGCAAGCTGCAGGACGAATGGTCTGTGCTCGGCCGCAAGATCACCGACAGCCTCGGCCCGGACTCAGCCTTCAACCGCAGCGTCAACGATTTCGACGCCAAGCTGACCGAGACCATCCGCAAGACCGCCGACAACATCTCGGCCGCCATGGCGCGCCGCAAGGAGGCCGAAGCCCGCAAGGACGAGGCCCCCAAGGATGGGGCGAGCCAACCCGCCGACGCGGCGATCTAG
- a CDS encoding DUF445 domain-containing protein encodes MAAGTIATTASPDALKLRDLKRMQAIATGLLVAMAVVFVAASRGDDYWPWLAYVRAFAEAAMVGACADWFAVTAIFRRPLGLPIPHTGIIPRNKDRIGQALGGFIADNFLTVDVLDSRLKQIEVARWGGEWLRQPRHARRLARRLSGLVPTILKVLPRDMLRETAGSAATAAIRAVPAAPTASKLLAAFWNEGRSQAAFDWGLGKLAAYLEANEETIQEKVEAKSWKWMPKFIDKMIAQKVTTGLGELLVEMRAPDHPWRQELKAWIESFIDRLAHDPELIAKGEDLKAKLLADPALREQAAGVWRDIEQRLVDGDGAGLTERLEQMLTALGEWLHTEETAQARLNEWARILARQVIAPRRHEIGGFVAQVVASWDTKGVVDKLELQIGKDLQYIRVNGTLVGGLVGLAIFSASRAFGLQ; translated from the coding sequence ATGGCGGCAGGCACGATCGCGACGACCGCGTCGCCAGACGCACTGAAGCTGCGCGACCTGAAGCGCATGCAAGCCATCGCCACCGGGCTGCTGGTGGCGATGGCGGTCGTCTTCGTCGCCGCCAGCCGCGGCGACGACTACTGGCCGTGGCTCGCCTATGTCCGCGCCTTCGCCGAGGCGGCGATGGTCGGGGCCTGCGCCGACTGGTTCGCAGTGACCGCGATCTTCCGCCGCCCCCTGGGGCTGCCGATCCCGCACACCGGCATCATTCCGCGCAACAAGGACCGCATCGGCCAGGCGCTGGGCGGCTTCATCGCCGACAACTTCCTGACGGTCGACGTGCTCGACAGCCGCTTGAAGCAGATCGAGGTCGCCCGCTGGGGCGGCGAGTGGCTGCGCCAGCCGCGCCATGCGCGGCGGCTGGCCAGACGGCTGTCCGGCCTCGTTCCCACCATCCTGAAGGTGCTGCCGCGCGACATGCTGCGCGAGACCGCCGGCTCGGCGGCGACCGCCGCCATCCGCGCCGTGCCGGCCGCCCCGACCGCCTCCAAGCTGCTGGCCGCCTTCTGGAACGAAGGCCGCTCACAGGCCGCCTTCGACTGGGGACTCGGCAAGCTGGCCGCCTACCTCGAAGCCAACGAGGAGACCATCCAGGAGAAAGTCGAGGCCAAATCCTGGAAGTGGATGCCCAAGTTCATCGACAAGATGATCGCCCAGAAGGTCACCACCGGCCTTGGCGAGCTGCTGGTCGAGATGCGCGCGCCCGACCATCCCTGGCGCCAGGAGCTCAAGGCCTGGATCGAGAGCTTCATCGACCGCCTGGCCCATGATCCCGAGCTGATCGCCAAGGGCGAGGACCTCAAGGCCAAGCTGCTGGCCGACCCGGCCCTGCGCGAGCAGGCGGCCGGCGTCTGGCGCGACATCGAACAGCGGCTGGTCGACGGCGACGGCGCGGGCCTGACCGAACGGCTCGAGCAGATGCTGACCGCGCTCGGCGAATGGCTGCACACCGAGGAGACCGCCCAGGCGCGGCTGAACGAATGGGCGCGGATCCTGGCCCGCCAGGTCATCGCCCCGCGCCGCCACGAGATCGGCGGCTTCGTCGCCCAGGTGGTGGCGAGTTGGGACACCAAGGGCGTGGTCGACAAGCTCGAGCTGCAGATCGGCAAGGACCTGCAGTACATCCGCGTCAACGGCACGCTTGTAGGCGGGCTGGTGGGCCTCGCGATCTTTTCTGCGAGCCGCGCCTTCGGACTCCAGTAG
- the tauD gene encoding taurine dioxygenase, whose translation MAQFKVTPLTPTIGALIEGVDLAQPVSDDLLQAIRQAFLKHQVVFFEDQHITPVQHRDFAARFGALHTHPLYPGVPEAPELFILDNHKDNPTDNDSWHTDVTFIETPPMASILYAKHLPPSGGDTIWSNMKAAYEALSPAFREFLASLDAVHDFARGFPTRGIVANAAGEDKHAKAAAEHPPVLHPVIRTHPETGEDGLFVNFGFTERIKGLRRKESDAILNMLFEHIQKPEFLVRWRWSPNAIAFWDNRVTQHYAVNDYLPHRRIMNRATVLGDRPYHRSRLPAGVKAAAE comes from the coding sequence ATGGCCCAGTTCAAGGTGACCCCTCTGACCCCGACCATCGGGGCCCTGATCGAAGGCGTCGACCTCGCCCAGCCGGTCAGCGACGACCTGCTGCAGGCGATCCGCCAGGCGTTCCTCAAGCACCAGGTGGTGTTCTTCGAGGATCAGCACATCACCCCGGTCCAGCACCGCGACTTCGCCGCCCGCTTCGGCGCGCTGCACACCCACCCGCTCTATCCGGGGGTGCCCGAGGCGCCCGAGCTGTTCATCCTGGACAACCACAAGGACAACCCGACCGACAACGACAGCTGGCACACCGACGTCACCTTCATCGAGACCCCGCCGATGGCCTCGATCCTCTACGCCAAGCACCTGCCGCCGTCGGGGGGCGACACGATCTGGTCGAACATGAAGGCGGCCTACGAGGCGCTGTCGCCGGCCTTCCGCGAGTTCCTGGCCAGCCTCGACGCCGTGCACGACTTCGCCCGCGGCTTCCCCACCCGCGGGATCGTCGCCAACGCCGCGGGCGAGGACAAGCACGCCAAGGCCGCCGCCGAGCACCCGCCGGTGCTGCATCCGGTGATCCGCACCCATCCGGAGACCGGCGAGGACGGGCTGTTCGTCAATTTCGGCTTCACCGAGCGGATCAAGGGCCTGCGCCGCAAGGAGAGCGACGCGATCCTGAACATGCTGTTCGAGCACATCCAGAAGCCGGAGTTTCTGGTCCGCTGGCGCTGGAGCCCCAACGCCATCGCCTTCTGGGACAACCGCGTGACCCAGCACTATGCGGTCAACGACTACCTGCCCCACCGCCGGATCATGAATCGGGCCACCGTGCTGGGCGACCGGCCCTATCACCGCTCGCGGCTGCCGGCCGGGGTCAAGGCCGCAGCCGAATAG
- a CDS encoding glycosyltransferase family 4 protein has translation MARSIALYHPSAGVRPKHNPFGKDVANVELFKAVLRYADVDRVDFLTGAQVSPADLVMGLTPGEVARPQVATTHLLDLGPAKDAGALVRGVPELTDMAWLRRQVGLENAYSLVGMVHTLAPPAMRDMIAKAAVAPMQPWDALICTSPVVQESLVEMFDEWTGYLADRYGGTKQIRPHLPLLPLGVEGAAFAALADRPDVRAATREEMGVGPDDIVVMWVGRLSFFEKAFPQPMFRAAEEAARASGVKVHFALVGWFPDPALHREMYQETVQAYAPSVSVHYLNGNDSDLVGRMWAAGDIFLSLVDNIQETFGITPLEAMAAGMPVVASDWDGYRFTIRDGIDGFLVRSLGGPRGAGQGLLNRHLHMGLTYQAYVGSVAQHTAINVGDAAARIADLIASPELRAKMRDAGRRRIRETFDWKVVVAGLQELLTELEAIRLAAQPEELKYTRNPTKTEPYGAFARFATSVLGAGTRVVARPGITLADLERTKTIRLDDYASGARASHEESVAMLTRLIAEGELSVRELVAPFPQNRQQLLGMSIVWMCKLGLLDWR, from the coding sequence TTGGCACGCAGTATCGCGCTTTATCATCCGTCCGCCGGCGTGCGGCCGAAGCACAACCCGTTCGGCAAGGACGTCGCCAATGTCGAGCTGTTCAAGGCGGTGCTGCGCTACGCCGACGTCGACCGGGTCGACTTCCTGACGGGGGCGCAGGTGTCGCCGGCGGACCTGGTCATGGGCCTGACCCCGGGCGAGGTCGCACGGCCGCAGGTCGCGACCACCCACTTACTGGACCTGGGCCCGGCCAAGGACGCCGGCGCGCTTGTGCGCGGGGTGCCGGAGTTGACCGACATGGCCTGGCTGCGTCGGCAGGTCGGGCTCGAGAACGCCTACAGCCTGGTGGGCATGGTCCACACCCTGGCGCCGCCGGCGATGCGCGACATGATCGCCAAGGCGGCGGTGGCGCCGATGCAGCCCTGGGACGCGCTGATCTGCACCTCGCCGGTGGTGCAGGAGTCGCTGGTCGAGATGTTCGACGAGTGGACCGGCTACCTGGCCGACCGCTACGGCGGAACCAAGCAGATCCGCCCGCACCTGCCGTTGCTGCCGCTGGGGGTCGAGGGCGCGGCCTTCGCCGCCCTGGCCGACCGCCCCGACGTGCGCGCCGCGACCCGCGAGGAGATGGGCGTCGGGCCCGACGACATCGTGGTGATGTGGGTCGGCCGCTTGTCCTTCTTCGAGAAGGCCTTTCCGCAGCCGATGTTCCGGGCGGCGGAAGAGGCGGCGCGGGCGAGCGGCGTCAAGGTGCACTTCGCGCTGGTCGGATGGTTCCCGGACCCCGCGCTCCACCGCGAGATGTACCAGGAGACGGTTCAGGCCTATGCGCCGTCGGTCAGCGTCCACTACCTGAACGGCAACGACAGCGATCTGGTCGGCAGGATGTGGGCGGCAGGCGACATATTCCTGTCGCTGGTGGACAACATCCAGGAGACCTTCGGGATCACGCCGCTGGAGGCGATGGCTGCTGGCATGCCGGTTGTGGCCAGCGACTGGGACGGCTATCGCTTCACGATCCGCGACGGGATCGACGGGTTCCTGGTCCGCTCGCTGGGCGGGCCGCGCGGCGCGGGACAGGGGTTGCTGAACCGCCATCTCCACATGGGCCTGACCTATCAGGCCTATGTCGGCTCGGTGGCCCAGCACACGGCGATCAATGTGGGCGATGCGGCGGCGCGGATCGCCGATCTGATCGCCTCACCGGAGCTGCGCGCCAAGATGCGCGACGCCGGCCGTCGTCGCATTCGCGAAACCTTCGACTGGAAGGTTGTCGTCGCGGGCTTGCAGGAACTTCTCACTGAGCTTGAGGCCATCCGGCTCGCCGCACAGCCCGAAGAGCTGAAGTACACGCGCAATCCGACCAAGACCGAGCCCTATGGCGCGTTCGCGAGGTTCGCGACCTCGGTGCTGGGCGCCGGAACCCGTGTCGTCGCCCGGCCTGGGATCACCTTGGCCGACCTCGAACGCACCAAGACCATTCGGCTGGACGACTACGCGTCCGGGGCCAGGGCGTCGCATGAGGAGAGCGTGGCCATGCTGACGCGGCTGATCGCAGAGGGCGAACTGAGCGTGCGCGAGCTGGTCGCGCCGTTCCCGCAAAACCGTCAGCAGCTGCTCGGCATGTCCATCGTCTGGATGTGCAAGCTCGGGCTGCTGGACTGGCGCTAG
- a CDS encoding 2OG-Fe dioxygenase family protein has translation MRRLLGEAPLADWAAWAASWNDLAVDEYMADGGRYRRRRYAALEARPGRIERLAHQPHFQSLDYNRLNGGVERWFEPITPQVCDLPLTRAILDASLDVFGAVAGQDAGFPWRTEMHQFRIEARAGEAGRPTPEGAHRDGVDWVLVMLAARENVAAGVTDIFDPAGGALGSFTLLEPLDAVFIDDHRVFHGVTAIEPVDPTRPAYRDVLVVTFRRGDP, from the coding sequence ATGCGCCGCCTGTTGGGAGAGGCGCCGCTGGCCGACTGGGCCGCGTGGGCGGCGAGCTGGAACGACCTGGCTGTGGACGAGTACATGGCCGACGGCGGGCGCTATCGGCGGCGGCGGTATGCGGCGCTGGAGGCTCGGCCCGGCCGCATCGAGCGCCTGGCCCATCAGCCGCACTTCCAGAGCCTGGATTACAACCGGCTGAACGGCGGGGTCGAGCGCTGGTTCGAGCCGATCACGCCGCAGGTCTGCGACCTGCCGCTGACCCGCGCCATCCTCGACGCCTCGCTGGACGTGTTCGGGGCCGTGGCCGGGCAGGACGCCGGGTTTCCGTGGCGAACCGAGATGCACCAGTTCCGCATCGAGGCGCGGGCCGGCGAGGCGGGGCGCCCGACGCCGGAGGGCGCGCACCGCGATGGCGTGGACTGGGTGCTGGTCATGCTGGCGGCCCGCGAGAATGTCGCCGCCGGCGTCACCGACATCTTCGATCCGGCCGGCGGCGCCCTGGGCAGCTTCACCCTGCTGGAGCCGCTGGACGCGGTGTTCATCGACGACCACAGGGTGTTTCACGGCGTGACGGCGATCGAGCCGGTCGATCCGACGCGCCCGGCCTATCGTGACGTCCTGGTCGTGACGTTCCGGCGCGGCGACCCCTAG
- a CDS encoding ABC-F family ATP-binding cassette domain-containing protein, producing MIRLDNISKQNGHQILFIEASMGVQKGEKVGLVGPNGAGKTTLFRMITGQEQPDDGLVAIDPGMTIGYFSQDVGEMSGQSAVAAVMDGVGPVSALAAEMAQLEAAMVDPDQADKMDAIIERYGEVQERFEELDGYALDARAREVLAGLSFSQERMDGDVGLLSGGWKMRVALARILLMRPDGMLLDEPSNHLDLESLIWLEAFLKNYDGALLMTSHDRAFMNRIIGKVVEIDAGSLTTYSGDLDFYEQQRALGEQQRQAQYERQQAMLAKEIKFIEKFKARASHAAQVQSRVKKLDKIERVEAPRRRQSVQFEFQSPPRSGDDVVALRNIHKGYGAQPIYEGLDFLVRRKERWCVLGANGAGKSTLLKLVAGAAAPDQGTVSIGASVKMGYFAQHSMDLLDGEETIFESLDGSFPQAGQGALRTLAGCFGFSGDDVDKPCRVLSGGEKARLVMAKMLFDPPNLLVLDEPTNHLDMATKEMLVAALADFEGTMLFVSHDRHFLAALSNRVLELTPQGVHQYGGGYAEYVARTGQEAPGLHPGG from the coding sequence ATGATCCGCCTCGACAACATCTCCAAGCAGAACGGCCACCAGATTCTGTTCATCGAAGCGTCGATGGGCGTCCAGAAGGGGGAGAAGGTCGGGCTGGTCGGCCCGAACGGCGCCGGCAAGACGACGCTGTTCCGGATGATCACCGGTCAGGAGCAACCCGACGACGGGCTGGTCGCGATCGATCCCGGAATGACCATCGGCTATTTCAGCCAGGACGTCGGCGAGATGTCGGGCCAGAGCGCCGTCGCCGCGGTGATGGACGGCGTCGGCCCGGTCAGCGCGCTGGCCGCCGAAATGGCCCAGCTCGAGGCCGCCATGGTCGATCCGGACCAGGCCGACAAGATGGACGCCATCATCGAACGCTATGGCGAGGTGCAGGAGCGTTTCGAGGAGCTGGACGGCTATGCGCTGGACGCGCGGGCGCGCGAGGTGCTGGCGGGCTTGAGCTTCAGCCAGGAACGCATGGACGGCGACGTCGGCCTGCTGTCCGGCGGCTGGAAGATGCGCGTCGCGCTGGCTCGCATCCTGCTGATGCGGCCCGACGGCATGCTGCTGGACGAACCCAGCAACCATCTCGACCTGGAAAGCCTGATCTGGCTGGAGGCTTTCCTCAAGAACTACGACGGCGCGCTGCTGATGACCTCGCACGACCGCGCCTTCATGAACCGCATCATCGGCAAGGTGGTGGAGATCGACGCCGGCTCGCTGACCACTTATTCGGGCGATCTTGACTTCTATGAACAGCAGCGCGCTCTGGGCGAGCAGCAGCGCCAGGCGCAGTACGAGCGCCAGCAGGCCATGCTGGCCAAGGAAATCAAGTTCATCGAGAAGTTCAAGGCGCGCGCCTCGCATGCCGCCCAGGTGCAGAGCCGGGTCAAGAAGCTCGACAAGATCGAACGCGTCGAGGCTCCGCGCCGCCGCCAGTCGGTGCAGTTCGAATTCCAGAGCCCGCCGCGGTCGGGCGACGACGTGGTCGCGCTGCGCAACATCCACAAGGGCTACGGCGCCCAACCGATCTATGAGGGGCTCGATTTCCTGGTGCGGCGCAAGGAACGCTGGTGCGTTCTGGGCGCCAACGGCGCCGGCAAGTCGACGCTGCTCAAACTGGTGGCAGGCGCCGCCGCGCCGGACCAGGGCACGGTCAGCATCGGGGCCAGCGTCAAGATGGGCTACTTCGCGCAGCACTCCATGGACCTGTTGGACGGCGAGGAGACGATCTTCGAGTCGCTGGACGGTTCCTTCCCGCAAGCCGGCCAGGGCGCGCTGCGCACCCTGGCGGGGTGCTTCGGCTTCTCCGGCGATGATGTCGACAAGCCGTGCCGCGTCCTGTCCGGCGGCGAGAAGGCGCGTCTGGTCATGGCCAAGATGCTGTTCGATCCGCCGAACCTGCTGGTGCTCGACGAGCCGACCAACCACCTCGACATGGCGACCAAGGAGATGCTGGTCGCGGCCCTCGCGGACTTCGAGGGCACCATGCTGTTCGTCTCGCACGACCGCCATTTCCTGGCGGCGCTGTCGAACCGCGTGCTGGAACTGACGCCGCAGGGCGTCCATCAGTACGGCGGCGGCTATGCGGAGTATGTCGCGCGGACGGGCCAGGAAGCGCCGGGTCTGCATCCGGGCGGCTAG
- a CDS encoding P1 family peptidase, which yields MPSAAPGARNLITDVPGLKVGQASDAAARTGVSVILPDERAVAGCDVRGGGPGTRETDALAPENLVDAVDAIVLSGGSVYGLAAADGVVAWLGAQGRGYGLVSTSGVPRSPVVPGAILYDLANGGDKAWGEEPPYRRLGREAALAAALDFDLGTAGAGYGAMAGSLKGGTGSASIVSADGITVGALVCVNSFGSVVAPGGRSFWAAPYELAGEFGGLGAAGLAAGPDDWGLAKSDPKARMNTTIACVATDVALTPAQARRVAIMAQDGLARAIRPVHAPFDGDVVFALSTARRPLPAEGADFAVARIGALAADVLARATARGVHAAAPWPGARGWRDLPV from the coding sequence ATGCCTTCCGCCGCGCCGGGCGCGCGCAACCTGATCACCGACGTGCCGGGCCTGAAGGTCGGCCAGGCGAGCGACGCGGCCGCCCGTACGGGGGTCAGCGTCATTCTGCCTGATGAGCGCGCCGTCGCCGGCTGCGACGTGCGCGGCGGCGGTCCCGGCACCCGCGAGACCGACGCCCTGGCGCCGGAGAACCTCGTCGACGCGGTCGACGCCATCGTGTTGTCGGGCGGCTCGGTCTACGGGCTGGCGGCGGCCGACGGCGTGGTGGCCTGGCTGGGGGCGCAGGGGCGCGGGTACGGGCTGGTCAGCACGAGCGGCGTCCCGCGCTCGCCGGTGGTGCCCGGCGCGATCCTCTACGACCTAGCCAATGGCGGCGACAAGGCCTGGGGCGAGGAGCCGCCCTATCGCCGGCTCGGCCGCGAGGCGGCGCTCGCCGCGGCTCTCGACTTCGACCTCGGCACGGCCGGCGCAGGCTATGGCGCGATGGCCGGGTCGCTGAAAGGCGGGACCGGATCGGCCTCGATCGTCAGCGCCGACGGGATTACGGTCGGGGCGCTGGTCTGCGTCAACTCGTTCGGGTCGGTCGTGGCGCCGGGCGGCAGGTCGTTCTGGGCCGCGCCCTACGAGCTGGCCGGCGAGTTCGGCGGCCTGGGGGCCGCGGGCCTGGCGGCTGGGCCCGACGATTGGGGCCTGGCCAAATCCGATCCCAAGGCGCGGATGAACACCACCATCGCCTGCGTGGCCACCGACGTCGCCCTGACCCCGGCCCAGGCGCGGCGGGTGGCGATCATGGCCCAGGACGGGCTGGCCCGCGCCATCCGCCCGGTGCACGCGCCGTTCGACGGCGACGTGGTGTTCGCGCTGTCGACCGCGCGCCGGCCGCTGCCGGCCGAGGGCGCAGACTTTGCGGTGGCCCGGATCGGGGCGCTGGCGGCCGACGTCCTGGCCCGCGCGACAGCCCGCGGGGTTCATGCCGCGGCCCCCTGGCCGGGCGCGCGCGGCTGGCGCGATCTGCCGGTCTGA